The Theileria equi strain WA chromosome 2 map unlocalized gcontig_1105316255037, whole genome shotgun sequence genomic sequence ACAAACAAGATGATTTTTGGAATTTATCAGAAGATCTAAAATACTTTGTGATAATTTGTGTTTGTTTTTCACCACGAATTCTTCCGTATTATAGGTTACAGTGGCCGCGGTATGAACGATTGTAAAGGAACACTGTTCTCCCttggaaggaagaaaattatcattatttATTTTTGATTTACAACTTTGGGTGAACTTTTCAGAAGATCCTGTTTGTATAAGACATTGTTCTTCAAGAAATGAAAATATAGATTGATTTGGTTtatcaaaaatttgcagaATATTCGAGTTATCCGTAAATACTATACATGAGTGATCAATTCCCTCTTCCTGGTAAATATTAACTTCAGATTGAAACACCtgatttataaaatatttctgCAATCTTTCGTTAGCATAATTAATCAAAAGTTGTTCGTATGTGTTGTGTTCAAAATATTCGAACCCATAAATATCTAGAATACCGATCCAGTTGTTTGCATCCGAATCAAATTGTATGATTTGGTTTACAGAATCTATACAATATTCAAATAAGGCTCCATATAAATCTTTAGCCATTGCTTTGGTATTCACCTCAGCTATGGCTGTTGTAACTGAAGATTCTATAACAGAATTGTTTATAGCTACAACCTTTTGTGTTACTGCCTTTCGTGCCAATTCTGGATCAATACCTAATAAATTACACATGTCCTGAAACGTATCATCGTTACTAATTTTTGCTGCATTATCTACACCCATAGCACTTGTCTCTTCAAACTCAACATTTCCCAATAATAATATCCCCGATATGCATTTAAAAAAGTTGACACAATCTTCTTCGGAGaacaatatttttaattgtTTTCTAAGTTCCGCGAAATCTTTGATATCATCTATTCCAGGTGCATCATAACACTTCcatttatttaaaaatttgtaagaGTCCAAGGATAGAAACCCGTAAATACCTTTCTCTTCATTACTTAAGCCTTTAATGcattgataaaatatatGAAAATTTCGTTCGTTTTCATTTTGAAATTCTATTCTTGATAGTTCTAACATATAACTTGATAATACTCCACCttttattcctccatctgGATTTAACAATAACTTCAAAAATTTTCCAAACCTTGAGGAATTATTATTGTTTAAGGTTTTAGcatttccaaatgattCTAGTAATAAATTTGTGCCTAATATTGCATTTTGTACTTTATTGTCATTTGAAGTTTGCCCATATGCAAAAAAGCTCATCAATTGCTTAGCCGTTTCGGTTTTGCCTgctccagattctccactCACAATGCATGACTGAGATCTATTATTATTAATCAAACCATTCATAGCACTTTGAGCAACTGCATACGAATGAGGTTCTAAATCTGGCGGGAATCCAAATTTTGTAATGGCTCCACAATACTTTTTAATGACGGATTCCCCGTAGAGATTAGAGAGTTGTTTGAACGGGTTCAACGCCACCAATAACTTCCCTGCATATGTATATATGACGTCATTCTGGAACCTTTTATTCAGAATATCCAATACAACTGCACTATTAGCATGTGGTATTTTCACCAAATcagaaatgtgtaaaggTTCTATGTCCGATAGATTGTTTAGGCAGTCATCTATCCTCAATGTTATTTCTTCTCCCTTATATTTTACACAAATGAGTTCTGAATCGATAGATTTGACAGTTGCTTCGGCAAAGAGTTCATCAGTATCCACTTTTATCCACACATTCTTGCCAATCATATAATTTATGTTCTCTACTTTCGATTCTTGTCTGTGGAAATGGTTTCCTTTTACTTTTGAAACCAATTTGGCACCACTAATGTGCCTAGAATTATCACCTATTGCCATCCTATGGTTTTAGCGACATATTTGATAGTATAGCAGAACCGCTCAAATGTGTGTTAGTATGGAGTATTCTAATCCCCATCCAATTCGGGTAGCTTTGCACGAATAAAACGCCATTTATATTTGTTTCAATATACTATGTGCgattttctataaaattaATGACGTTATTAATATATCCGTCTTATGGCATCATCCCCTCTATAATCCTTACatattttagatattttcTATGTTTCCATTTATTCTCAACTTATAATTTTATTAAACATAGTTTTTACCAGGTTATGTCTATATTGTCTCCTAATTCTTTGCAATGATGCTTCGAACCTTTACAACTCAAAATTGACTCCTCAGATATTCATTTATGAATCTACGTATATTCCTCGATTTATACGTGTCATTTGTTTTGAATTGGACACATCTGATTCATATGAACCAGTAGTTTGCTCTACACACGGTCAGCAGGACTAATCATCTGTGCAAACTAAACGCTATGGAGATAGAGAGTACTCGTCTTCGCCCCTTGTGTTACTTCCCATCCAACAACGTATTTGTGATAAACAACAGGAAGTATAATAGAATAAGTACTGCTTCTGCGAGAAAGGATACATACCTCAGAAATTACGCCGATAGCTGGTGCCAAATTGGTTGCTGTGACAATCAAAGAAAGGGAGAGTGCAGACCAAATCGTACGACAAAGCCGATATTACCAGCAATTAATAATATATACATCTATAATAGCTCACCAAATATTACCAAAGACCTAACAGGCTATAAAAATTACACACCCTCAGTGCTGAGTGGGAAACAAGGCGTCGGTACGAATGAGAGAAAACTCAGTACAACAGAGACTCCAAACACTTCTATCAAACAGATATTTATGAACGAATATCAATATGCGAAAGAAAAATCGTTTTTAACTTTAACATCAGTTTCTTCAAGTTATAGAATTAATGCATGGAAAGAGGATTTGTCAAGAAAAACCCACTTTTTATCTGATTCACATGGAATACAACGcaattttacaaatacGAATGGTAAAACAACTAGGAAATTAAAGGAAATAATCGATCAAGAATGCAAAGTAGAAGAATATCTGGATGCTATACCAATAACAAATTACATTTCCCATCATAGAAGGAATTATACATGTGATACTACGGAAAAAGGTCATATTACAAAAGAAACACACTCTACGGAAATAGATGATAGAAAAAAGGAGATCGAGAAATCTCTAACCGATGGATCTAAAGATTCCAGAGAAACTGGAAGGAATAACCTGAATGTACCAAAGGAAAAGTACAAGATCACAAAAGGAAGGCCAACACACAGATACTGTGCAAAAACCCACGACATTATCGATAAAGAGTTAGAAATCTGGCACAACTCACATAATTCTACCCTAAAATGGGAGCGCATAAAATCTGGACTATATTTGGTAGGTGGATCAAAGGTGAATTTAATTAAAACCAATGGAATACTATACGTAAAGAGTGGTGAACATAGGAAAAACTTCGATAAAATGCATATTGCAAAATTCGTAGAAGAAAAACAATTTTGTCAATCAAAAAAGCGCATATAGCCCTAGAACCATGAACATGTAAAAGATTTTATCTCTATAACAAAAGTTAGAAGTGAATTCATTTTTTTCATGGAACATTCGATATTATAGAGTGTATCTATTTTTATAGCCAAATCGCAAGTACAGAACCACATCATTCAAATACATCATCACGACAAGGTTTAAATTATTTTTCATATAAATTCAGCTAAAATGCGTATAGAGTATAATGCGTTAACTTGATTTTTTTAGTTTGATGTTTTGTATTATACAATCTAGCGGATAGCGGAATGGCTA encodes the following:
- a CDS encoding hypothetical protein (encoded by transcript BEWA_043640A), producing MNEYQYAKEKSFLTLTSVSSSYRINAWKEDLSRKTHFLSDSHGIQRNFTNTNGKTTRKLKEIIDQECKVEEYLDAIPITNYISHHRRNYTCDTTEKGHITKETHSTEIDDRKKEIEKSLTDGSKDSRETGRNNLNVPKEKYKITKGRPTHRYCAKTHDIIDKELEIWHNSHNSTLKWERIKSGLYLVGGSKVNLIKTNGILYVKSGEHRKNFDKMHIAKFVEEKQFCQSKKRI